Proteins encoded within one genomic window of Chitinivibrionia bacterium:
- a CDS encoding nucleotidyltransferase domain-containing protein, giving the protein MMYGLPQRTLDSMEKIFRKYPIKQVILYGSRAKGNFRNNSDIDMTLITDETFTRTHLLRIYSDFDDSDIPYLVDISMYEALNNEDLKEHINRVGKVIFENKFCF; this is encoded by the coding sequence ATGATGTACGGTTTGCCGCAACGTACGCTGGATTCAATGGAAAAAATATTTCGCAAATATCCGATAAAACAGGTTATTTTATACGGAAGCAGAGCAAAAGGCAATTTCCGCAATAATTCCGACATTGATATGACCCTTATCACCGACGAGACATTTACCCGCACTCACCTTTTGAGAATTTACAGCGATTTCGACGATTCGGATATTCCGTATCTTGTTGATATTTCGATGTATGAAGCATTAAACAACGAAGACTTGAAAGAGCATATCAATCGCGTTGGTAAGGTGATTTTTGAAAACAAATTCTGTTTTTAA
- a CDS encoding nucleotidyltransferase substrate binding protein has protein sequence MHDIRWEQRFNNYKKALARLSQAIEVVSDEENLTNSATAIVLKSGLIQTFEFTMELSWNVMKDYLTDDGVKNILGSKDAIRHSFSYGLIEDAQQWIDMLKDRNLISHTYDEEVADKLANDIINKYHSLFVALAKKMEERL, from the coding sequence ATGCACGATATTCGTTGGGAACAGCGGTTTAATAATTATAAAAAAGCGTTGGCGAGGTTATCGCAAGCGATTGAAGTCGTCTCTGATGAAGAAAATTTAACAAACAGCGCGACGGCAATCGTACTGAAAAGCGGTTTAATCCAAACTTTTGAATTTACTATGGAGTTATCTTGGAACGTTATGAAGGACTATTTGACAGACGACGGAGTTAAAAACATTCTTGGCTCAAAAGACGCTATTCGCCACTCGTTTTCTTACGGGCTTATTGAAGACGCGCAACAGTGGATTGATATGTTGAAAGACAGAAATTTAATCTCGCATACATACGATGAAGAGGTCGCAGATAAATTGGCAAACGATATTATAAACAAATATCATTCTCTATTTGTCGCGTTGGCAAAAAAAATGGAAGAACGCCTATGA
- a CDS encoding DUF3791 domain-containing protein, producing the protein MGDVFEQAEKVLGREKRIRMSYTNYMIHKFAETYKIGKPEGYIYLKQYGGLDFIREHWWALHVDNQLHSVRSVFKICQKNGGYLV; encoded by the coding sequence ATGGGAGATGTTTTTGAGCAAGCCGAAAAAGTATTGGGTAGAGAAAAAAGAATACGAATGTCATATACCAATTATATGATTCACAAATTTGCCGAAACGTATAAAATCGGCAAGCCTGAGGGGTATATATATTTGAAACAATACGGCGGGCTTGATTTTATTCGTGAACATTGGTGGGCATTGCACGTGGATAATCAATTGCATTCCGTAAGAAGCGTTTTCAAAATATGTCAAAAAAATGGCGGTTATTTGGTATGA
- a CDS encoding DUF3990 domain-containing protein has translation MIVYHGSSVDVKKIDLSKSSANKDFGKGFYVTNIRKQAEQWAEQKREENARGFVSEFKFNDNAFFNKEYKTLRFEEYTREWFDFVIINRKNDLDVSAHDYDIVEGPVADDFTFREFDKFLAGETSEDVFFERLKFRRDLSHQICFCTSKSLETIDRINLKAYFKIEQIGDAITTYLTISDHFSEEESQDLYYNSEIFKNLSDESTGLYLKPWLKIYDMLKLEMGNTEAKQ, from the coding sequence ATGATTGTTTATCACGGAAGTAGCGTGGACGTCAAAAAGATTGATTTGTCAAAATCAAGCGCGAATAAAGATTTTGGTAAAGGATTTTATGTGACTAATATCCGAAAACAAGCCGAACAGTGGGCGGAACAAAAAAGAGAAGAAAATGCGCGCGGGTTTGTCTCCGAGTTTAAGTTTAACGACAACGCATTTTTCAACAAAGAATATAAAACGTTGAGATTTGAAGAATATACAAGAGAATGGTTTGATTTTGTTATCATTAACAGAAAAAACGATTTAGATGTTTCAGCGCACGATTACGATATTGTAGAAGGTCCGGTTGCAGACGATTTTACTTTCCGAGAATTCGATAAATTTCTTGCGGGAGAAACATCGGAAGATGTTTTTTTTGAAAGATTAAAATTCCGTCGCGACCTATCTCATCAAATTTGTTTTTGCACGTCAAAATCGTTGGAGACAATAGATCGAATAAATTTAAAAGCGTATTTCAAAATTGAGCAAATCGGCGACGCAATAACTACCTACCTAACAATTAGCGACCATTTTTCCGAAGAAGAATCTCAGGATTTGTATTATAATTCAGAGATATTCAAAAATTTGTCTGACGAATCAACGGGACTATACTTAAAACCTTGGCTGAAAATATACGATATGCTTAAACTTGAAATGGGAAACACGGAAGCTAAACAATAG